The following proteins are encoded in a genomic region of Acidobacteriota bacterium:
- a CDS encoding glycosyltransferase: MIFVYYFFAAVLILLSYRSLVGGFRYLAFFRKELARPRSEYTPFVSVIAPYRGIDDGMPENLAALFGQDFPEYEIIFVVDDESDPAVALVRTESNAGSPDGHPGRGVNVRSRLVIAPKAQDCSQKVENLREAVLHADHRSEIYVFVDSDARPSSNWLRDLIAPLQDDEVGATTGYRWFISKKPNFASELNSVWNASIASALGPNTSSNFCWGGSMAIRCDTFERLDMRTKWQGTLSDDFAVTRAMDEANMPIVFVPQAMAATLESCDLRQMLEFTTRQMKITRVYAPSLWLMSFIGSGLFNVVMIASLLIAIFSRSNGWQVAAAITTLVLVSAFSIGKAYLRLKAVRLTLTQWDKELRKQTFSQLTLFLLAPLIFFYNCFAAWLSRRMTWRGTTYVLKSNHETVIIAD, translated from the coding sequence ATGATCTTCGTGTATTATTTTTTCGCGGCGGTCCTTATCCTATTGAGCTACCGATCGCTCGTCGGGGGATTTCGCTATTTGGCGTTTTTCCGCAAAGAACTCGCCCGCCCGCGTTCGGAATATACGCCGTTCGTCAGCGTGATCGCGCCATACCGCGGTATCGATGACGGGATGCCCGAGAATTTGGCCGCACTGTTCGGCCAGGACTTTCCGGAATACGAGATCATCTTCGTCGTCGATGACGAATCCGATCCGGCCGTTGCTCTTGTCAGAACCGAGAGCAATGCGGGGTCCCCAGACGGGCATCCCGGCCGGGGTGTCAACGTTAGGTCGAGACTCGTCATCGCCCCCAAGGCCCAAGACTGCAGCCAAAAAGTAGAAAACCTAAGGGAAGCCGTTCTGCACGCAGATCACAGGTCCGAGATCTATGTCTTCGTCGATTCTGACGCTCGTCCGTCATCCAATTGGCTCCGCGACCTGATCGCTCCGCTCCAGGACGACGAGGTCGGAGCGACAACAGGCTATCGCTGGTTTATCTCGAAAAAGCCAAATTTCGCCTCGGAATTGAATAGTGTTTGGAACGCCTCGATCGCTTCGGCGCTCGGCCCGAACACAAGCTCGAACTTCTGCTGGGGCGGCTCGATGGCGATTCGCTGCGACACCTTCGAACGCCTCGATATGCGTACAAAATGGCAAGGCACTCTCTCTGACGATTTTGCGGTTACACGGGCGATGGACGAGGCGAATATGCCGATCGTATTTGTTCCGCAGGCGATGGCAGCAACGCTCGAAAGCTGCGATCTTCGCCAAATGCTCGAATTTACGACACGCCAGATGAAGATCACCCGCGTTTATGCACCAAGCCTTTGGCTGATGTCGTTCATCGGTTCGGGCCTATTCAATGTCGTTATGATCGCTTCGCTTCTGATCGCGATCTTCAGCCGTTCGAACGGTTGGCAGGTCGCCGCGGCGATCACCACACTTGTTCTCGTCTCGGCATTCAGCATCGGAAAGGCATATCTGCGGCTCAAAGCGGTCCGTCTCACTCTGACCCAATGGGATAAGGAATTACGAAAGCAAACATTTTCGCAGTTAACGCTGTTTCTCCTGGCTCCGCTCATTTTCTTTTACAATTGCTTTGCCGCCTGGCTTTCCCGACGGATGACATGGCGCGGAACGACCTACGTGTTGAAATCAAACCACGAAACTGTCATTATTGCGGATTAG
- a CDS encoding AtpZ/AtpI family protein has translation MVESAPSYDAQPFHSESNVDTPLFQPDIVPNFVPAPFEPETTEETVRRSGLAYSIGIVFVVSVAFMLLLGWIADWMFGTKPWGLVGGIVLGSIIGFVQVVRISSRIFTTNKNGPSISPLMSHVDDEQDENL, from the coding sequence ATGGTCGAATCCGCGCCGAGCTACGACGCCCAGCCGTTTCATTCCGAGAGTAATGTCGACACGCCGCTATTCCAACCGGATATTGTTCCAAACTTCGTTCCGGCCCCGTTTGAACCCGAAACAACCGAAGAAACTGTCCGCCGCAGCGGCCTCGCATATTCGATCGGCATAGTGTTTGTCGTCTCGGTCGCCTTTATGCTGCTCCTTGGCTGGATCGCCGATTGGATGTTCGGCACAAAGCCGTGGGGCCTCGTCGGCGGGATCGTCCTTGGCTCGATAATCGGATTTGTTCAAGTGGTCCGCATCTCTTCACGCATCTTCACTACGAACAAGAATGGCCCGTCGATCAGTCCGCTAATGTCGCACGTCGACGACGAACAAGATGAGAACCTCTGA
- a CDS encoding ATP synthase subunit I, which produces MLEPLTTEDQLPPQVSLSRVLVIMAVIIAVGAIAGYIFGPARFGAGVMVGGAMSFANYFWQRNSTRAIFAQAANGEKPMLLSVRYILRYVFLGLVVWAIYATGVLPIAAVVLGLAAFALAVVIEGLIGIFSSFNGQES; this is translated from the coding sequence ATGCTGGAGCCTTTGACAACCGAAGACCAATTGCCGCCGCAAGTATCGCTAAGCCGCGTGCTCGTGATAATGGCCGTGATCATAGCCGTCGGTGCTATCGCAGGTTATATATTCGGCCCTGCCAGGTTCGGTGCCGGCGTGATGGTTGGCGGAGCGATGTCATTTGCCAATTATTTTTGGCAGCGGAATTCGACGCGGGCAATATTTGCCCAAGCAGCAAATGGTGAAAAGCCCATGCTGCTTAGCGTCAGATACATTCTTCGGTACGTTTTTTTGGGCCTCGTGGTTTGGGCGATATATGCGACCGGCGTGCTGCCGATAGCGGCTGTTGTTTTGGGCCTCGCAGCATTTGCATTAGCGGTCGTGATCGAAGGCTTGATCGGAATTTTTAGTAGTTTTAACGGACAGGAATCATAA
- the atpB gene encoding F0F1 ATP synthase subunit A → MLLFAESGGHHVPLIVEFINHYVGKPVHEFQVAYTEPLWNKYVFSKFGTTAAKAFGPYTVENAIPWYTIMFVIACLLTVFVVYLLKGKLSQDDPKPGQLTLEAGVLAIKDMIVSIIGEHGFRHFPIVATFGILILVSNLMGHFPMFMSPTASVNVTSALSLSPLVYYNYVGISENGLFGHIAHFAGPKLPLLMFPITILIFFIEIISNSIRPFTLGVRLFANMFSDEQVFVQITNLAPPFTHFILPLALTLLGVFVAFVQAFVFTLLSMIYIGEVSHAPHDHDEHEHEAHGEVAVAHA, encoded by the coding sequence ATGTTGTTATTTGCAGAAAGCGGCGGTCATCATGTTCCCTTGATCGTCGAGTTTATCAACCATTACGTCGGCAAGCCGGTACACGAATTTCAGGTCGCATATACCGAGCCGCTTTGGAACAAATACGTCTTTTCGAAATTCGGTACTACCGCCGCAAAGGCATTTGGTCCGTACACGGTCGAAAACGCGATACCTTGGTACACGATCATGTTTGTGATCGCGTGTCTATTAACTGTTTTTGTCGTTTATTTGCTGAAAGGCAAGCTTTCGCAGGACGATCCGAAGCCCGGCCAGCTCACACTCGAGGCCGGCGTGCTCGCGATCAAGGACATGATCGTCAGTATCATCGGCGAACACGGATTCCGCCATTTCCCGATCGTTGCGACGTTCGGAATTTTGATCCTCGTATCGAATCTGATGGGGCATTTTCCGATGTTCATGTCGCCTACCGCCTCGGTCAACGTGACGTCTGCCCTTAGTCTTTCGCCGTTAGTCTATTACAACTACGTCGGCATCAGCGAAAACGGTCTGTTCGGGCACATCGCTCACTTTGCGGGGCCGAAACTGCCGCTGCTAATGTTCCCGATCACAATTCTGATCTTCTTTATCGAGATCATTTCAAATTCGATTCGTCCGTTCACGCTTGGCGTTCGTTTGTTTGCCAATATGTTTTCGGACGAGCAGGTGTTCGTACAGATCACAAATCTGGCACCGCCGTTCACACATTTTATTTTGCCGCTCGCGTTGACGCTGCTTGGGGTATTCGTCGCGTTCGTTCAGGCATTTGTATTTACGCTGCTCTCGATGATCTACATCGGCGAGGTCTCACACGCCCCGCACGATCACGATGAGCACGAGCATGAAGCACACGGCGAAGTTGCCGTCGCACATGCATAA
- a CDS encoding ATP synthase F0 subunit C yields MKKLKYAFFAILALALMALPALAQGGAADNESSVLAAKAIGGGIGFGLAAGLAGIGQGLVGSRAAEGAARNPGAAGTVQTLMIIALALIESLVLFALLIVFVKL; encoded by the coding sequence ATGAAAAAATTGAAATACGCATTTTTTGCAATATTGGCACTTGCCCTTATGGCATTGCCTGCACTCGCACAGGGCGGAGCAGCTGACAACGAATCGTCGGTCCTCGCCGCTAAAGCTATCGGCGGCGGCATCGGCTTCGGCCTCGCAGCCGGACTCGCCGGCATCGGACAGGGCCTCGTCGGCTCGCGTGCTGCCGAAGGTGCTGCACGCAATCCCGGAGCAGCCGGAACCGTTCAGACGCTCATGATCATCGCGTTGGCACTTATCGAATCACTCGTGCTCTTCGCTCTGCTGATCGTCTTCGTCAAACTCTAA
- a CDS encoding protein kinase: MVNDFIGKLIADKYRVESLVRESDSGDLYLGVHDITGKPLMLRILTPALAMDARWSKRFLDEARAAAALDHQNILKLNDFGTDSKGIVYAVYESVSGVTLSGILTGDANFEQTRAVNIAGQIAAAGAFAHEHRAIHGTLAPANVFVDDMDGVETVKVLGFGSDNMSVPRDADVRYLAPEQCTNFPVADERSDIYSLGVMLYEMLAGEVPFDGMTAADIHTKQKEQPPPLSAFRQDLHPQIEPIILSAMTSESENRYQSMADLAEDLDRLSTELVGKKAAAAASGQNIWQTAFLVLAGITLLGGTLIYFTMGKKTDPTTAALTIDANSLPVQPINPATGAQEDGLMKMIGDTDASLMLNANSEMIPPGTLPGGDGYNPWANGGAPPIGAPPIGAPQPQMIPQGGQVVTIDPNSPSQFMPNEGGIILVPIPANTTPDVKPTPTPRSTAGNTTVQQAPTTTATPKPMATPPPKTPKTTDKPKDKVPAAKTGQSGETGESPSGRE, from the coding sequence ATGGTCAACGACTTTATTGGAAAACTCATAGCCGACAAATACCGCGTCGAGAGCCTCGTCCGCGAAAGCGACTCAGGCGACCTCTATCTCGGCGTTCACGATATTACCGGCAAGCCGCTGATGCTGCGTATCCTGACGCCCGCATTGGCGATGGACGCTCGCTGGTCAAAACGTTTTTTGGATGAGGCCAGGGCCGCGGCGGCATTGGACCATCAAAACATCCTTAAGCTTAATGATTTCGGCACCGACTCAAAAGGCATCGTCTACGCGGTCTATGAAAGCGTGTCGGGCGTGACGCTATCTGGCATTTTGACTGGCGATGCCAATTTCGAACAAACCCGTGCCGTCAATATTGCCGGACAAATAGCCGCTGCGGGAGCATTCGCTCACGAACATCGTGCGATCCACGGCACCCTGGCACCTGCAAACGTATTCGTGGACGACATGGACGGCGTTGAAACCGTCAAGGTTCTCGGCTTCGGCTCGGATAACATGTCCGTACCTCGTGACGCCGATGTGCGATATCTCGCTCCTGAACAGTGCACTAATTTCCCCGTAGCTGACGAACGCAGTGACATCTATTCGCTCGGCGTTATGCTCTACGAGATGCTCGCAGGTGAGGTACCGTTCGACGGAATGACCGCCGCTGATATCCACACGAAACAAAAGGAACAGCCGCCGCCGCTTTCAGCCTTTCGCCAGGATCTCCACCCGCAGATCGAGCCGATAATCTTAAGCGCAATGACGAGCGAATCGGAAAATCGGTATCAGTCAATGGCGGACCTCGCAGAAGACCTTGATCGACTATCGACCGAACTCGTTGGGAAAAAGGCAGCAGCGGCGGCTTCTGGGCAGAATATTTGGCAGACCGCATTTTTAGTGCTCGCCGGGATCACTCTGTTGGGAGGTACATTGATATATTTCACGATGGGCAAGAAGACCGATCCTACGACAGCGGCTCTAACGATCGATGCAAACAGCCTTCCCGTCCAGCCGATCAATCCGGCGACTGGTGCACAAGAAGACGGCTTGATGAAGATGATCGGCGACACGGATGCATCGCTGATGCTGAACGCGAATAGCGAAATGATACCTCCGGGAACGCTTCCTGGCGGTGACGGATACAATCCTTGGGCAAACGGCGGGGCCCCGCCAATTGGAGCCCCGCCTATCGGTGCTCCGCAACCGCAGATGATCCCTCAGGGCGGTCAGGTCGTGACGATCGACCCGAATAGCCCCAGCCAGTTCATGCCGAACGAAGGTGGTATTATTCTCGTGCCGATTCCGGCGAACACTACTCCGGATGTAAAACCGACGCCGACGCCAAGATCAACTGCCGGCAACACCACGGTTCAACAAGCCCCTACAACAACGGCTACACCAAAACCAATGGCAACACCGCCGCCAAAGACTCCAAAAACAACTGACAAACCGAAGGACAAGGTTCCGGCGGCCAAAACTGGGCAAAGCGGAGAAACCGGTGAGTCACCGTCCGGCCGTGAGTAG
- a CDS encoding ankyrin repeat domain-containing protein, translating into MNSNPFRYLLFAAILIIAGSAYSQNARIPEWIKKEKFLRACETADIEAVKNYLKQGISPDTRDIFGQPAILRAVRGFDVFRNTPEVIRLLLAAGADINATNEFGSTALFGTVRMPDTPMNPQGLLLRSGADVNKKDKYGKTYAERKYYDDHEAVEDDDMAWRLLLEDDINWSAPWETVQKMPRHSNSATAMMAASYYGIVFGRTPDRYKTEWQVEVDKNGETYLFYFASRPQLYTDELFSLDHRAVNKVSKKGDTALMRAVMFDNGWLVKRLMSAGAEVDRRDLDAKNALEYAAEYDYFDSTLLLLGRAFPNLPNKKGRTALMVAAANGSINTMRAYSYALQFAARAPAEAAKLPRAERKQMLELAALFRKIDLNVKDQDGMTALMLAAEGGHTEIVKTFVLLKANAKLTNIAGKTALDLARAKGHKDIVKLLTAGR; encoded by the coding sequence ATGAACTCCAATCCTTTTAGATATTTGCTATTTGCCGCGATCCTTATCATCGCCGGATCGGCGTATTCGCAAAATGCAAGGATCCCTGAATGGATCAAGAAAGAGAAGTTTCTTCGCGCCTGCGAAACGGCGGATATCGAGGCAGTCAAGAATTATCTCAAACAGGGCATCTCGCCCGACACGCGTGACATATTCGGCCAGCCGGCGATCCTCAGAGCGGTTCGCGGGTTTGACGTATTTCGTAATACACCTGAGGTGATCAGGTTGCTCCTGGCTGCGGGTGCAGATATCAATGCGACAAATGAGTTTGGCTCGACCGCTTTATTTGGGACCGTACGGATGCCAGACACACCGATGAACCCGCAAGGTCTGCTCCTCAGATCGGGTGCTGACGTCAACAAGAAAGACAAATACGGCAAAACCTACGCTGAGCGAAAGTACTACGACGACCACGAAGCGGTCGAAGACGACGATATGGCCTGGCGGCTGCTGCTCGAGGATGACATCAACTGGTCTGCTCCGTGGGAAACTGTACAGAAAATGCCCCGTCACTCTAACTCCGCCACGGCCATGATGGCCGCGTCATATTATGGAATCGTATTTGGACGGACCCCGGATCGCTACAAGACCGAATGGCAGGTCGAGGTCGATAAGAATGGGGAAACGTACCTTTTCTATTTTGCAAGCCGCCCGCAGCTCTATACCGACGAGCTTTTTAGTCTTGATCACAGGGCGGTCAATAAGGTGAGCAAAAAGGGCGATACGGCTCTGATGCGTGCCGTCATGTTTGACAACGGATGGCTAGTAAAGAGATTGATGTCTGCGGGAGCTGAGGTCGATCGACGCGATCTTGACGCAAAGAACGCACTCGAATATGCTGCCGAATACGACTATTTCGATTCAACGCTACTGCTGTTGGGCCGGGCATTCCCAAATCTACCCAACAAAAAAGGGCGGACGGCACTGATGGTCGCTGCAGCGAACGGGAGCATCAACACGATGAGAGCTTATTCGTATGCTCTGCAATTTGCAGCAAGGGCTCCGGCCGAGGCCGCTAAACTGCCCCGCGCAGAAAGAAAGCAAATGCTGGAGCTGGCGGCCTTATTTCGCAAGATCGATCTAAATGTTAAAGATCAGGACGGTATGACAGCTTTGATGCTGGCTGCCGAAGGCGGCCATACCGAAATCGTAAAAACCTTTGTGTTGCTCAAGGCAAATGCGAAACTCACCAACATCGCCGGCAAAACAGCTCTCGACCTCGCCCGTGCCAAGGGCCACAAAGACATAGTCAAACTACTCACGGCCGGACGGTGA